ATGAACAGCGCGCCCGACAACATCCAGGCAACCACCGCGACGGCTCCCCCGGTCACGATGGCGCCGGGCAACCGCCCCAGCAACACACGCAATACGCCGCCCGCGACAAGAGTCAGCACGAAAAGAACCGGCAGATAGCGCCCGATCTGCGTTGAGCCGCTTACACGCTGGTCCGGCGCGGGTAAAGGCTCGCCATCGACCACTCGCATGATGCTGTCGACGCCTGCGGCGACGCCGCCATAGTAATCACCCTGTCTGAACCGCGGAACGATCGTCTCGTTGATGATGCGACTGCTGGTTGCGTCGGTGAGCGCGCCTTCGAGGCCGTAGCCCACTTCGATGCGAAGCGTCCGGTCGTCTTTCGCGATGATCAGCAGCACGCCGTCGTCGACGTTTTTGCGGCCCAGCTTCCATTGTTCGACGACGCGAAGCGAATATTGCTCGATGGTTTCCGGCGCGGTGGTAGGCACCATGAGCACGGAAATCTGGCTTCCCTTTTTCGTCTCGAACGCCTGCAAGGTCTGCTCGAGCGAAGCGCGTTGGTCGTTCGAGAGGGTGGCGGTTTCGTCGGTGACATGCGCGCTCAGGGCCGGAACCGGCACCTCCGCGCTGGCGCCGGGCGGCAGGAATGCGCAGAGGGCAAGCAGCAGCGCGCTGGCCAGCTTCAGGATGTTCAATTTGCCGCTCCGCTGGCCGGCGTGGGCGCCGTGTTGAAATCGACCTGCGGCGGGCGTGCGATCTCCGCTTCGTTCGTGACCGAAAAGTTAGGTTTCTCCTTGTAGCCGAACACACTGGCCGTGAGGTTGGACGGGAACGAACGAACAGTCGTGTTGTAGTCCTGCACGGCCTTGATATAGCGGTTTCGGGCCACCGCTATACGGTTTTCGGTGCCTTCGAGTTGCGCCTGCAGGTCGCGGAAGTTGGCGTCCGACTTTAACTGCGGATAAGCCTCGGAAACGACCAGCAGTCTTGCCAGCGAACTCGACAGTTGCGCCTGGGCGGACTCGAAACGCGAGAACGCCTGCGGGTCGTTCAGCAACTCGGGCGTAGCCTGCACGGACCCGACCCGCGCGCGAGCCTCGGTAACGCCGAGAAGGACGGCGCGCTCCTGGCCTGCAAAGCCCTTCACCGTATTCACGAGGTTCGGAACCAGATCGGCGCGGCGCTGATACTGGTTGACGACCTCCGACCAGCTTGCCTTCACCTGCTCGTCCTGGCTCTGGATGACGTTGTAGCCGCATCCGGAGAGCATCGTGACGATGGCGGTCAGCAAACCAAGATATAGCGTGCGCATTGAATTTTCTCCCTGTTTTAATAGCCGCATGGACTGGGCCGGTGAACGGAAGCATCGACACACGCCATGCGGCGCGAGCGGCTCTATCCCTGCAACGAACAGTATTCGCTGTGAACCTGGGTTCGTTGATCCCGGTCAAGCGCATGAGAACTGGCGGGGGCAACGTTATCCCCGTCATTGACGGGCCCAGGGCAACCTCGAGGAGGCAGCATGTGGTACGCATGGCTGGAGGCACAGCGCAACCTGATGCGGCTGCGTGGCACGTGGCGGCTGCCGGCTAGCGACGGAAACCCGCAGGGGGCAGACGAGCCGCGCGTCGCCGCAATGGGTTACGACTGGATCTTCCGCCTGATTCAACCGCCGCCGGAGGCGCCGCCTTTCGGCATCGCGACAATACGAATCGGCGAACATGAGGTGCCGGTCGTCGAGCAGGTGATCGAGCGCACCCCTTTTTGCACGCTGCGCAAGTTCAGCCGCGCACCGGACGCCGGGGTGTTACTGCCGGAAATATGACTGAAGACTACTTTCTCGACACGATTCGTGTGTCTTTCCAGGAATACTCGCTTGCCCTCGGAAACTGGAAGATCGGCACGCGTCACGTACGGCCGCAGGATATCGTTTCGACGGCACTCTGCACGGTCGAGGGCGCTCGCGACGACATCACCGGCGCGGGCCAGACACACGCCGCCCAGGCGCTGTGCAGCGGCATTGCGCCGGACATGCGTCAGATGTTGACCGTTAAGGACTGCGACCACTACGACCTGTTCACCGGGCCGAAGTGGCGCGACGTCATCCACCCCGCCCTGTCTGCTTTCTGGCGCTCGATCCGTTAGGGCGGCGGCCGGTTTTTATCGAACGGTGTAGTCGCCGTGCATGGTGCACCGCGCGATCAATGACAGGTGCGCGCCAACGCGGCGCGCGCGCCGAGTAGCAGTTCAATGCGCAGGTCGGTGTAAAACCCGGCCTCATGAATCGCCATTTGCGTCGTGTCGAGACTGCCGTCGAGAAATCCTTTCGTCAGTTGCGGACGCTGATATGGCGCGAGCGTCTCGTCGCACAGGATCGCAATGCTGGCGGACTGGTCCTCGGTGCGCAGCACTCGCGCCGCCGTTGCACTGGCTACACCGCCGCCAAGTAGCAGATAGTCGATTTTTCGCGCCGTCATGCCACTCACCCGTGTTGGGCGAGTGGAGACGGACTGCCCGCGATGTGCGCCTCGGGCGCCGCATGCCCAGAAGCGCCGGTCCCCGCACTGGCTACCTCCGTGGCGTTCTGTTGCGGTGCGCTTGCCGGCGCCGCGTCGCCGGCCATCAGTTGCAGCAGCGTGGCCTGGTCGAGCACTTCGCACTCCAGCAAGCGCCGGGCAATGCGATCCAGCTGCGCGCGGCTGCCGGCGAGCGTGCGCGTCACGCGTTCATGGGCCTCGGCCAGTTCGCGCCGAACTTCGTCGTCGACCAGCTTCGCGGTGCTTTCGCTGAAACGCTCGCCTCGCCCAGCCGCCGACGGATAGCCCATGCCGGGATCGCTGCTGTCGAACGTGAAAAGTCCCAACTGTTCACTCATTCCATAGCGTGTAACCATATGCCGCACTAGCGCGGTTGCCCGGTCCAGATCGTTCTCGGCGCCGGTCGATACGTCGCCGAAGACGATCTCCTCCGCCACGCGTCCGCCGAGATACGCGTCGAGCCGGTCCAGCAGTTCGCTCTTGCGCAGCACGTAGCGGTCTTCGGTCGGCACCTGCTGCGTATAGCCAAGCGCGGCGACGCCGCGCGGAATGATC
This genomic stretch from Paraburkholderia dioscoreae harbors:
- a CDS encoding LemA family protein — translated: MRTLYLGLLTAIVTMLSGCGYNVIQSQDEQVKASWSEVVNQYQRRADLVPNLVNTVKGFAGQERAVLLGVTEARARVGSVQATPELLNDPQAFSRFESAQAQLSSSLARLLVVSEAYPQLKSDANFRDLQAQLEGTENRIAVARNRYIKAVQDYNTTVRSFPSNLTASVFGYKEKPNFSVTNEAEIARPPQVDFNTAPTPASGAAN
- a CDS encoding TPM domain-containing protein, whose amino-acid sequence is MNILKLASALLLALCAFLPPGASAEVPVPALSAHVTDETATLSNDQRASLEQTLQAFETKKGSQISVLMVPTTAPETIEQYSLRVVEQWKLGRKNVDDGVLLIIAKDDRTLRIEVGYGLEGALTDATSSRIINETIVPRFRQGDYYGGVAAGVDSIMRVVDGEPLPAPDQRVSGSTQIGRYLPVLFVLTLVAGGVLRVLLGRLPGAIVTGGAVAVVAWMLSGALFIAVFAGVIALAFTLLGSGLGASAGARVIGGPPGRFGSGSGRDIFRGGGGGFGGGGASGRW